The following are from one region of the Coturnix japonica isolate 7356 chromosome 23, Coturnix japonica 2.1, whole genome shotgun sequence genome:
- the LOC107324061 gene encoding endothelin-2 → MPRHPAGAALLALAFCVLLEDGMGQPPLQSHLGSAAHLRTKRCSCNSWMDKECIYFCHLDIIWVNTPGHTAPYGLGSPPRRRKRSPGRCECSRSGDSTCASFCQEEPRYRQSLRLPTSFRTSAKAPQSSDVKPSQRSLLRALRDLAASRLQFSKQQRRAQRSAPPAVLPWKKNIWKKKR, encoded by the exons ATGCCCAGACATCCTGCCGGTGCTGCGCTGCTGGCTCTTGCCTTCTGCGTCCTCCTGGAAGACG GTATGGGGCAGCCTCCCCTGCAGTCCCACCTCGGCTCGGCGGCGCACCTGAGGACCAAGCGATGCTCCTGCAACAGCTGGATGGATAAGGAGTGCATCTACTTCTGTCACTTGGATATCATCTGGGTTAACACACCTGG GCACACTGCTCCCTATGGCCTGGGCAGCCCGCCACGACGGCGCAAGAGATCACCTGGCAGGTGTGAGTGCTCACGCTCCGGAGACAGCACCTGTGCCAGCTTCTGCCAGGAGGAGCCCAG GTACCGCCAGAGCCTGAGGCTCCCAACAAGCTTTAGAACATCAGCAAAGGCTCCACAGAGCAGCGATGTGAAGCCTTCCCAGCGTAGCCTGCTGAGAGCCCTCAG GGACCTTGCTGCCTCCCGCCTGCAGTTCAGCAAGCAGCAGCGCCGTGCTCAGCGGAGTGCTCCACCAGCAGTTTTGCCTTGGAAGAAGAACATTTGGAAGAAGAAGAGATAA